A single region of the Duganella sp. BuS-21 genome encodes:
- a CDS encoding exonuclease SbcCD subunit D C-terminal domain-containing protein gives MRLLHTSDWHLGQSLHNFERHYEHQRFLDWLLDAIVAEQADALLIAGDVYDNANPSAASQKQLYRFLRQAKERAPHLNLIIIAGNHDSPGRLDAPGPLLEAHGTRVIGAVPRNADGEIDVESMVLPLTGRSGQVEAWCLAVPFLRPGDVPRIAPPERADPDLGPPPATAPAADPYLAGIALLYQQAFELAKSKQQDGQAIIAMGHCHMVDGQMSNDSERRIIIGGTEMLPTGIFDPAIAYAALGHLHLAQSVGKQEHIRYCGSPLPLSFAELNYAHQILRIDLDGAMVPMVREIAPVPVPRAVELLRVPSKPAPLPQVLEELAALSPPEAPAEQQPYLEVRVLLEQPEPGLRARIEAALEGKPVRLAKIETSTAARDLSIDKEVLTLDQLEKLKPDDIFKQLYQQRFGNEAPADQLSAFAELMLP, from the coding sequence GGCCGACGCGCTGCTGATCGCCGGCGATGTTTACGACAACGCCAATCCCTCGGCGGCGTCGCAAAAGCAGTTGTACCGGTTCCTGCGGCAGGCCAAAGAGCGCGCACCGCACCTGAATTTGATCATCATCGCCGGCAACCACGATTCGCCGGGCCGGCTCGATGCGCCGGGTCCCCTGCTGGAAGCGCACGGCACGCGGGTGATCGGCGCCGTGCCGCGCAACGCCGACGGCGAGATCGACGTGGAATCGATGGTACTGCCGCTGACGGGCCGCAGCGGCCAGGTGGAGGCCTGGTGCCTGGCCGTGCCCTTCCTGCGTCCCGGCGACGTGCCGCGCATCGCGCCGCCCGAGCGTGCCGATCCCGACCTCGGCCCTCCGCCGGCCACCGCCCCCGCCGCCGATCCCTACCTGGCCGGCATCGCCCTGCTCTACCAGCAAGCATTTGAACTGGCGAAAAGCAAACAACAGGACGGCCAGGCCATCATCGCCATGGGCCATTGCCACATGGTGGACGGCCAGATGTCCAACGATTCCGAGCGCCGCATCATCATCGGCGGCACCGAGATGCTACCGACCGGGATCTTCGATCCGGCCATCGCCTACGCCGCGCTCGGACATTTGCACCTGGCGCAAAGCGTCGGCAAGCAGGAGCACATCCGCTATTGCGGCAGCCCGCTGCCGCTGTCGTTCGCGGAACTGAACTACGCACACCAGATCCTGCGCATCGATCTCGATGGCGCTATGGTGCCGATGGTGCGCGAGATCGCGCCGGTGCCGGTGCCGCGCGCGGTGGAGCTGCTACGCGTGCCGTCCAAGCCCGCGCCGCTGCCGCAAGTGCTGGAAGAACTGGCGGCGCTGTCGCCGCCGGAGGCCCCGGCCGAGCAACAGCCCTACCTGGAAGTGCGCGTGCTGCTGGAGCAGCCGGAGCCCGGCCTGCGCGCGCGCATCGAAGCGGCGCTGGAGGGCAAGCCGGTGCGGCTGGCGAAAATCGAAACCTCGACCGCCGCGCGCGATTTGTCCATCGACAAGGAAGTGCTGACGCTGGACCAGCTGGAAAAGCTCAAGCCCGACGACATCTTCAAGCAGCTCTACCAACAGCGCTTCGGCAATGAAGCGCCGGCCGATCAACTGAGCGCTTTCGCGGAGTTGATGCTGCCATGA
- a CDS encoding AAA family ATPase, protein MRILKISGKNLASLAEEFSVNFEAEPLASTGLFAISGPTGAGKSTLLDALCLALYDATPRLLRVAGRSLLADVGNETVSTQDPRTLLRRGTAEGYAEVDFVGSDGASYRARWNVRRARTKAEGALQPTTMQLHLLPALQAIGGTKTEVKAEIEKRIGLTFEQFTRAVLLAQNEFSAFLKAEDNERGELLETLTGSTIYSEISVRAFERNKLEQAALQKLNLRLADQRPLTAEQRAEIESKSADAGIALQALDQQKAELEQELRWHQQAEKLQQEEQTARHALLETQAAVEAAAPRHAALTLLDAVQPARPLAEDIRRIDADIAGTQAAIAASMRNMQQAAQALDHANAILTQSTANQHEAEAAQRAAAPQLDQAKALDARIEAMLPAYRQVAAACEKAEQADSSAKAALQARQVEQGRLAAQQQAGVAWLQQHKHWKALALQWERWDVLFVQAGQQAAHAERLASGLSRVQRNAQAHRDEEADASAKLAAAVAALQSLDLQRQQATQAMAAYSAEQLQASRSSHEQRRDLLAGAEKIWLELESRQARHGQIEAKSTQLRQAMAAAEAQLAVSSQEGLAIMAAFSQAERALKLAEAACTASVESLRQTLEDDTPCPVCGAPDHPYRHNDDSLQNMLSEFRADVAKCQQQMKDNVNQQATYRATAQTSAEQLNVLAAEQRAVQQSLERVTGAWCAHALVADGALPSEAERTEWLVAQLAATGQALQTTEQQERALHAARVARDQAQTAYDRAAAEHTRLQAVASSARTALAQSSAEFKALEDQRIEVALTLSGLLSDLDAAFSGGDIPSEEWKEDWKSGPARFYEARQAESKQWLTHRTAYDERLAALSGFEVELKALGDALAKTGQDALAVRNAYTVADAALKASQDQRMSMWGGKEVRDVEAALQAAIDAAKVRHAAAQTAAQQAAQARVRYDEALAQAGKQQAALQSAATIAAARLTDWLAAFQQRQPDAGLHDLAQLHALLAHSSEDINAERSALQALARAADQANTVLQERQRQREQHQLTEPPSRISAAEPEQQAAAESAIAAIVTALNALLAERKTASDHAAALHLALAQDDDKRRRSHAMLVEIEQQETISQRWARMDDLIGSADGKRFRNYAQQFTLDVLLGYANAHLNHLSRRYQLERIQNHGAPSLALLVRDLDMGGEMRSVHSLSGGESFLVSLALALGLASLSSNRVRVESLFIDEGFGSLDAETLRVAMDALDGLQAMGRKVGVISHVQEMTERISAKILVQPSAGGRSTISVM, encoded by the coding sequence ATGAGAATCCTGAAAATCAGCGGCAAAAACCTGGCCTCGCTGGCCGAGGAATTCAGCGTCAATTTCGAAGCGGAACCATTGGCTTCGACCGGGCTGTTCGCCATCAGCGGCCCGACCGGCGCCGGCAAGAGCACCTTGCTGGATGCCCTGTGCCTGGCCCTGTACGACGCCACCCCGCGCCTGCTGCGCGTGGCCGGCCGTAGCCTGCTGGCCGACGTCGGCAACGAGACCGTCTCCACCCAAGACCCGCGCACGCTGCTGCGGCGCGGTACGGCCGAGGGGTACGCCGAAGTGGACTTCGTCGGCAGCGACGGCGCCTCCTACCGCGCGCGCTGGAATGTACGGCGTGCGCGCACCAAAGCCGAAGGCGCGCTGCAACCGACCACCATGCAACTGCATCTGCTGCCGGCATTGCAGGCCATCGGCGGCACCAAAACCGAGGTCAAGGCGGAAATCGAAAAGCGCATCGGCCTGACGTTCGAGCAGTTCACGCGCGCGGTGCTGCTGGCGCAGAACGAGTTTTCAGCCTTCCTGAAGGCCGAGGACAACGAGCGCGGCGAGCTGCTGGAGACGCTGACCGGCAGCACCATCTACTCCGAGATTTCGGTGCGCGCCTTCGAGCGCAACAAGCTGGAACAGGCCGCGTTGCAAAAACTGAACCTGCGCCTGGCCGACCAGCGGCCGCTGACCGCCGAACAGCGCGCCGAGATCGAATCGAAAAGCGCCGACGCCGGCATCGCACTGCAAGCGCTGGACCAGCAGAAGGCGGAACTGGAACAGGAACTGCGCTGGCACCAGCAAGCGGAAAAGCTGCAGCAGGAAGAGCAGACCGCGCGGCACGCGCTGTTGGAAACGCAAGCCGCCGTGGAAGCAGCCGCGCCGCGTCATGCGGCGCTGACCCTGCTCGACGCCGTGCAACCCGCCCGTCCGCTGGCCGAAGACATCCGTCGCATCGACGCCGACATCGCCGGCACGCAGGCGGCCATCGCCGCCAGCATGCGGAACATGCAGCAGGCCGCGCAAGCGCTGGATCATGCCAACGCCATCCTCACGCAATCGACCGCCAACCAGCACGAAGCCGAGGCGGCGCAACGTGCGGCCGCGCCGCAGCTGGACCAGGCCAAGGCACTGGATGCGCGCATCGAGGCCATGCTGCCCGCCTATCGCCAGGTCGCCGCCGCTTGCGAGAAAGCCGAGCAGGCCGATTCCAGCGCAAAGGCCGCGCTGCAAGCGCGCCAGGTCGAGCAAGGCCGCCTGGCGGCACAACAGCAGGCCGGCGTGGCCTGGCTGCAGCAGCACAAGCACTGGAAAGCGCTGGCGCTGCAATGGGAACGCTGGGACGTGCTGTTCGTGCAGGCCGGCCAGCAAGCCGCGCATGCGGAGCGGCTGGCGTCGGGCCTGTCGCGCGTGCAGCGCAACGCACAGGCGCACCGCGATGAAGAAGCCGACGCCAGCGCCAAGCTGGCTGCCGCAGTCGCCGCCTTGCAATCGCTGGACCTCCAGCGCCAGCAAGCCACACAGGCCATGGCGGCGTATTCGGCCGAGCAGTTGCAGGCATCCCGCAGCAGCCACGAACAGCGGCGCGACCTGCTGGCCGGCGCCGAGAAGATCTGGCTGGAACTGGAATCGCGCCAGGCACGCCACGGCCAGATCGAAGCCAAGTCCACGCAACTGCGGCAGGCCATGGCTGCCGCCGAAGCGCAACTGGCGGTATCGTCACAGGAAGGCCTGGCGATCATGGCGGCGTTCTCGCAGGCCGAACGCGCGCTCAAGCTGGCCGAAGCCGCATGTACGGCCAGCGTGGAATCGCTGCGCCAGACGCTGGAAGACGACACGCCTTGCCCGGTCTGCGGCGCACCCGACCATCCATACCGTCACAACGACGATAGCCTGCAAAACATGCTGAGCGAGTTCCGCGCCGACGTGGCGAAGTGCCAGCAGCAGATGAAAGACAACGTCAACCAGCAGGCCACGTACCGCGCCACGGCGCAAACCAGCGCCGAACAGCTCAACGTGCTGGCGGCCGAGCAGCGCGCGGTGCAGCAGTCGTTGGAGCGCGTCACCGGCGCGTGGTGCGCCCACGCATTGGTTGCCGACGGCGCGCTGCCGTCCGAGGCGGAACGCACGGAATGGTTGGTCGCACAACTGGCGGCAACCGGGCAGGCCTTGCAAACCACCGAACAGCAGGAACGCGCGCTGCACGCGGCGCGCGTCGCACGCGATCAGGCGCAAACTGCCTACGATCGCGCGGCCGCCGAACACACGCGTCTTCAGGCCGTGGCTTCGTCGGCGCGCACGGCGCTGGCGCAATCGAGCGCCGAATTCAAAGCGCTGGAAGACCAGCGCATCGAAGTCGCGCTGACACTGAGCGGCCTGCTGTCCGATCTGGACGCGGCTTTCAGCGGCGGCGACATTCCGAGCGAGGAATGGAAGGAAGACTGGAAATCCGGGCCGGCGCGGTTCTACGAAGCGCGCCAGGCGGAAAGCAAGCAATGGCTGACGCATCGCACTGCCTACGATGAACGTCTTGCGGCGCTGAGCGGCTTCGAGGTTGAGCTGAAAGCCTTGGGCGACGCACTGGCCAAAACCGGCCAGGACGCCCTCGCCGTCCGCAATGCCTACACCGTTGCGGATGCTGCATTGAAGGCCAGCCAGGACCAGCGCATGTCCATGTGGGGCGGCAAGGAAGTGCGTGACGTGGAGGCCGCGCTGCAGGCGGCCATCGATGCGGCCAAGGTGCGCCACGCGGCTGCGCAAACCGCCGCCCAGCAAGCGGCGCAGGCCCGCGTGCGCTACGACGAAGCTTTGGCGCAAGCAGGCAAGCAGCAGGCGGCGTTGCAAAGCGCCGCCACCATCGCCGCAGCGCGCCTGACCGATTGGCTGGCCGCATTCCAGCAGCGCCAGCCGGACGCCGGCCTGCACGACCTGGCGCAGTTGCACGCGCTACTGGCCCATTCGTCCGAGGACATCAACGCCGAGCGCAGCGCGCTGCAAGCATTGGCGCGCGCCGCCGACCAGGCCAACACCGTCCTGCAGGAGCGTCAACGCCAGCGCGAACAACACCAGCTCACCGAACCGCCGTCCCGCATCAGCGCCGCCGAGCCTGAGCAGCAAGCGGCAGCCGAATCGGCCATTGCCGCCATCGTCACCGCGCTGAACGCCTTGCTGGCCGAACGCAAAACCGCCAGCGACCATGCCGCCGCCTTGCATCTGGCGCTGGCGCAGGACGACGACAAACGCCGCCGCTCGCACGCCATGCTGGTCGAAATCGAACAGCAGGAAACCATCTCCCAACGCTGGGCGCGCATGGATGACCTGATCGGTTCCGCCGACGGCAAACGGTTCCGCAACTACGCCCAGCAGTTCACGCTGGACGTGCTGCTCGGCTACGCCAACGCGCACCTCAACCACCTGTCGCGCCGCTACCAACTGGAACGCATCCAGAATCACGGCGCTCCCTCGCTCGCCCTGCTGGTGCGCGACCTGGACATGGGCGGCGAAATGCGCTCGGTACACTCGCTCTCGGGCGGCGAATCGTTCCTGGTCTCGCTGGCGCTGGCGCTGGGCCTGGCCTCTCTCTCGTCCAACCGCGTGCGCGTCGAATCGCTGTTCATCGACGAAGGCTTCGGCAGCCTGGACGCCGAAACGCTGCGCGTGGCCATGGATGCCCTGGACGGCCTGCAAGCCATGGGCCGCAAGGTCGGCGTCATCTCCCACGTGCAGGAGATGACGGAACGGATCTCGGCCAAGATACTGGTGCAGCCGTCCGCCGGCGGCCGCAGTACGATCAGCGTCATGTAA
- a CDS encoding catalase translates to MSIGAISPSSINPTPARETPPVREPSAAPAPAITPSSSTQLSSEALAMIDQLKARDLEVRQHEQAHLAAAGGLATSGTSYTYQRGPNGINYAIGGEVGIDTSPGATPEETVQRARTIQAAALAPAEPSGPDRAVAAQAQQMEAQARAEIAQRAYTAEPSAAPTLDLYA, encoded by the coding sequence ATGAGCATCGGCGCCATATCACCGAGTTCCATCAATCCAACGCCGGCGCGCGAAACGCCGCCGGTGCGTGAGCCTTCGGCCGCGCCGGCACCGGCCATCACGCCGTCCTCGTCCACCCAACTATCGTCCGAAGCGCTGGCCATGATCGACCAGCTCAAGGCGCGCGACCTCGAAGTACGCCAGCACGAACAGGCCCACCTGGCCGCCGCCGGCGGCTTGGCTACTTCCGGCACCAGCTACACCTACCAGCGCGGCCCGAACGGCATCAACTACGCCATCGGCGGCGAAGTCGGCATCGACACCTCGCCCGGCGCCACGCCCGAGGAAACCGTGCAACGCGCCCGCACCATCCAGGCCGCCGCCCTGGCGCCGGCCGAACCATCCGGCCCGGATCGCGCCGTGGCGGCCCAAGCACAGCAAATGGAGGCGCAGGCGCGCGCGGAAATCGCCCAGCGGGCCTACACCGCCGAACCATCGGCCGCGCCGACATTGGATCTCTACGCCTGA
- a CDS encoding class I SAM-dependent methyltransferase — protein sequence MQIHWEENGVQHTARWRSEAGMPPPKRVVIADDRTNADVAYRLACEGTALLWRGDFQNARQLLQALARRADHKGKPAKKAKPAKAPATPTEAFHLHRQAQSQRARTLAMLLIPFDADYIIPLRRAPDVKLACNEAYGRYEEPFIASMRELLGLIGAHEWRRTGVEIPALDARIHPHYGVFSPVRGEYVQMVADAPLPKNAGLAFDIGVGTGVLSAVLAKRGVARVIATDQDPRALSCARENLLLLNVDDKVELQVVDMFPEGRAPLVVCNPPWVPARPSSPIEYAVYDPDSRMLRGFLAGLSAHLTPGGEGWLILSDLAEHLGLRPREQLLEWIAAGGLKVVDRIDVRPTHPRAADATDPLHAARAAEVTSLWKLAAA from the coding sequence ATGCAAATCCACTGGGAGGAAAACGGCGTTCAGCACACCGCGCGCTGGCGTTCGGAAGCCGGCATGCCGCCGCCGAAACGCGTGGTCATCGCCGACGACCGCACCAACGCCGATGTCGCCTACCGCCTGGCCTGCGAAGGCACGGCCCTGCTGTGGCGCGGCGACTTCCAGAACGCGCGCCAGCTGCTGCAAGCCCTGGCCCGCCGCGCGGACCACAAAGGCAAGCCGGCCAAGAAAGCCAAGCCGGCCAAAGCGCCCGCTACACCGACGGAAGCCTTCCACCTGCATCGCCAGGCCCAATCCCAGCGCGCCCGCACGCTGGCCATGCTGCTGATTCCTTTCGACGCCGATTACATCATTCCGCTGCGCCGCGCGCCGGACGTGAAGCTGGCCTGTAACGAAGCCTACGGCCGCTACGAAGAACCGTTCATCGCCTCGATGCGCGAGCTGCTTGGCCTGATCGGCGCGCACGAATGGCGCCGCACCGGCGTCGAGATTCCGGCGCTGGACGCGCGCATCCATCCGCACTACGGCGTGTTCTCGCCCGTGCGCGGTGAATACGTGCAAATGGTGGCTGACGCGCCGCTGCCGAAAAACGCCGGGCTGGCGTTCGACATCGGCGTCGGCACCGGCGTGCTGTCGGCGGTGCTGGCCAAGCGCGGCGTGGCGCGCGTGATCGCCACCGACCAGGACCCGCGCGCGCTGAGCTGCGCCCGCGAAAACCTGTTGCTGCTGAACGTGGACGACAAGGTCGAGCTGCAGGTTGTCGACATGTTCCCGGAAGGCCGCGCGCCGCTGGTGGTGTGTAATCCGCCGTGGGTGCCGGCGCGTCCGAGCTCGCCGATCGAATACGCGGTCTACGATCCGGACAGCCGCATGCTGCGCGGCTTCCTGGCCGGCCTGTCGGCCCACCTGACGCCGGGCGGCGAAGGCTGGCTGATTCTGTCCGACCTGGCCGAACATCTGGGCCTGCGTCCGCGCGAACAACTGCTCGAATGGATCGCCGCCGGCGGCCTGAAAGTGGTCGACCGCATCGACGTGCGCCCGACCCATCCGCGCGCCGCCGACGCCACCGATCCCCTGCACGCCGCCCGCGCCGCCGAGGTGACATCGCTGTGGAAATTGGCTGCAGCATAA
- a CDS encoding HAMP domain-containing histidine kinase, with protein MLASDQKMNHKGLSATSIQVLAMREAVFAAWERDVRAQIDSAKHILHPTLLNTLPIFYDNIAEALTPNHPRDEATSSNNVAATHGDERARMTAYEPEQIVHEYQLFRDAFSRIADEQGVTLSRAEWGIVNSSIDSAVRESIRQFTAMHDSFRNKMAASLSHDMRNPLSVVVSSAHLLTIGASAERMPAIAKRILDNSQRLGRMIEELLDALSLGRGEKLPLRLSQFDALELAANVCENTSVSDASACSVIGSPVVGYWCENSLRRALENLVINAIKYGDGKGVKIKVGETHGRMLMSVHNTGNPISPDHYGQIFEYLWRDGSAKDKRGWGIGLPFVKSVAESHGGSVTVDSSAEIGTTIMIDIPVDCRPFVDQP; from the coding sequence ATGCTGGCGTCAGATCAAAAAATGAACCACAAGGGCCTGTCGGCCACCTCGATCCAAGTGCTGGCCATGCGCGAGGCGGTATTTGCCGCCTGGGAGCGCGACGTGCGCGCGCAGATCGACAGCGCCAAACACATCCTGCACCCGACGCTGCTCAACACCCTGCCTATCTTTTACGACAATATTGCTGAAGCGCTCACGCCGAATCATCCACGCGATGAAGCCACCAGCAGCAACAACGTCGCCGCCACGCATGGCGACGAGCGCGCCCGCATGACGGCGTACGAGCCCGAGCAGATCGTCCACGAATACCAACTGTTCCGCGATGCGTTTTCGCGCATCGCCGACGAACAGGGCGTGACGCTGAGCCGCGCCGAATGGGGCATCGTCAACAGCTCGATCGACAGCGCCGTGCGCGAATCGATCCGCCAGTTCACCGCCATGCACGACTCGTTCCGCAACAAAATGGCCGCCTCGCTGTCGCACGACATGCGCAATCCGCTGTCGGTGGTGGTCAGTTCCGCGCACCTGCTTACCATCGGCGCCAGTGCCGAGCGCATGCCGGCCATCGCCAAGCGCATACTCGACAACAGCCAGCGCCTGGGCCGCATGATCGAAGAGCTGCTGGACGCGCTGAGCCTGGGGCGCGGCGAAAAACTGCCGCTGCGGCTGTCGCAGTTCGACGCGCTGGAACTGGCCGCCAACGTGTGCGAAAACACCAGCGTCAGCGATGCCTCCGCGTGCTCGGTCATCGGCAGCCCGGTGGTCGGCTACTGGTGCGAGAACTCCCTGCGCCGCGCGCTGGAAAACCTGGTGATCAACGCCATCAAGTACGGCGACGGCAAGGGCGTGAAAATCAAGGTCGGCGAAACGCACGGCCGCATGCTGATGTCGGTGCATAACACCGGCAACCCGATCAGCCCGGACCATTACGGCCAGATCTTCGAATACCTGTGGCGCGACGGCAGCGCCAAGGACAAGCGCGGTTGGGGCATCGGCCTGCCCTTCGTGAAAAGCGTGGCCGAAAGCCACGGCGGCAGCGTCACCGTGGACAGCTCCGCCGAAATCGGCACCACCATCATGATCGACATCCCGGTCGACTGCCGGCCGTTTGTCGATCAACCCTGA
- a CDS encoding acid phosphatase produces the protein MKDQVPAAEQQEQDAPANPSRRRIFQAAGAAGLATSLPALTEAAPAKAAAKGSLDHKLQANIKNVVVIYLENRSFNNLFANFPGTASPLSAMPAAACAQRDRDGAVLPTLPKIWGGMVPNTQDIGGKKYVVKEDDVKGLPNAPFKLVDTDGKPLPEAVITRDLWHLFYQNQMQINGGKNDGYAAWGNTGGMVMGYYGETDKNLGLWKIAEQYTLCDNFFMAAFGGSYLNHQFLITGRVPEYFDAKDTAAKKKIAVLDDGPTGFRLSVTKDSPASAMDGHPHFVNNGAITPDGYAVNTMAPPYQPSYIRPAFDGDPLHADPKDAGTLPPQTYDTIGDLLSRKGVSWAWYGGAWQAAIDARGGGEKPNFQYHHQPFNYFKQFAPGSKARDQHLRDGGLGDSPISNKFIADAVAGKLPAVTFYKPQGNLNLHAGYSDIESGDAHITNVIEHLKKSPQFKNMLVVITFDENGGWWDHVAPPKGDRWGPGSRIPAIIISPHAKKGHVDHSFYDTTSIMRFITRLHGLPLLEGLKTRNEAFAARHAAPPGDLTGALSFR, from the coding sequence GTGAAAGATCAAGTACCAGCAGCAGAACAACAAGAACAGGACGCTCCGGCCAACCCTTCCCGCCGCCGTATTTTCCAGGCGGCCGGTGCTGCCGGCCTGGCTACCTCGCTGCCGGCCCTGACCGAGGCGGCGCCGGCGAAAGCCGCCGCCAAAGGCTCGCTCGATCATAAGCTCCAGGCCAACATCAAGAACGTGGTAGTGATCTACCTCGAAAACCGCAGCTTCAACAATCTGTTCGCCAACTTCCCCGGCACCGCCAGCCCATTGTCGGCCATGCCGGCCGCCGCCTGCGCGCAGCGCGATCGCGACGGCGCGGTCCTGCCTACCCTGCCGAAAATCTGGGGCGGCATGGTGCCGAATACCCAGGACATCGGCGGCAAAAAATACGTGGTCAAGGAAGACGATGTCAAGGGCCTGCCGAACGCGCCGTTCAAGCTGGTCGACACCGACGGCAAGCCGCTGCCGGAAGCGGTCATCACGCGCGACCTGTGGCACCTGTTCTACCAGAACCAGATGCAGATCAACGGCGGCAAGAACGACGGCTACGCCGCCTGGGGCAACACCGGCGGCATGGTCATGGGCTACTACGGCGAGACCGATAAAAACCTCGGCCTGTGGAAGATCGCCGAACAGTACACGCTGTGCGATAACTTCTTTATGGCGGCCTTCGGCGGCTCCTACCTGAACCACCAGTTCCTGATCACCGGCCGCGTGCCCGAATACTTCGACGCCAAGGACACCGCCGCGAAAAAGAAAATCGCCGTGCTGGACGACGGCCCGACCGGCTTCCGCCTGTCCGTCACCAAGGACAGCCCGGCGTCGGCGATGGACGGCCACCCGCACTTCGTCAACAACGGCGCCATCACGCCGGACGGCTACGCGGTCAACACCATGGCCCCACCCTACCAGCCCAGCTACATCCGCCCGGCTTTCGACGGCGATCCGCTGCACGCCGATCCCAAGGACGCCGGCACCCTGCCGCCGCAGACCTACGACACCATCGGCGACCTGCTGTCGCGCAAAGGCGTCAGCTGGGCGTGGTACGGCGGCGCGTGGCAGGCCGCCATCGATGCGCGCGGCGGCGGCGAGAAGCCCAACTTCCAGTACCACCACCAGCCGTTCAACTACTTCAAGCAGTTCGCGCCGGGCAGCAAGGCGCGCGACCAGCACCTGCGCGACGGCGGCCTGGGCGACAGCCCGATCTCGAATAAATTCATCGCCGACGCGGTGGCCGGCAAGCTGCCGGCCGTGACCTTCTACAAGCCGCAGGGTAACCTCAACCTGCACGCCGGCTACTCGGACATCGAATCGGGCGACGCCCACATCACCAACGTGATCGAGCATCTGAAGAAGTCCCCGCAGTTCAAGAACATGCTGGTGGTGATCACCTTCGACGAAAACGGCGGCTGGTGGGACCACGTGGCGCCGCCCAAGGGCGACCGCTGGGGCCCGGGCTCGCGCATCCCGGCCATCATCATTTCGCCGCACGCGAAAAAAGGCCATGTCGACCACAGCTTCTACGACACCACCTCGATCATGCGCTTCATCACCCGCCTGCACGGCCTGCCGCTGCTGGAGGGCCTGAAGACGCGCAACGAGGCCTTCGCGGCGCGCCACGCCGCGCCGCCGGGCGACCTGACGGGGGCCCTGAGCTTCCGTTGA
- the dbpA gene encoding ATP-dependent RNA helicase DbpA, whose protein sequence is MTSTAFSSLPLDTAFLDNLDSLGYTEMTTIQAQSLPSVLEGRDLIAQAKTGSGKTAAFGIGILHKLNPAWFAVQALVLCPTRELADQVAGELRRLARSTGNVKVLVLTGGSPMRPQIASLEHGAHIIVGTPGRVRDHLGRNTLDLSKVGTLVLDEADRMTDMGFYDEIAGIVSACPKRRQTLLFSATYPDDIRRATDDFLVDPVEVTVEAQHDNSQIEQLFFEIGFDQRNEAVARLLGHYKPVSAIAFCNTKVQCRELVESLQEKGFSAMALYGELEQRERDEILILFSNRSCSVLVATDVAARGLDIPNLEAVINVDVSKDTEVHIHRVGRTGRGNEQGLALSLCAPNEKKWVKLIEEYQGQPVEWFDLKSLDDNEYGVDPAPMMTLVISGGKKDKLRPGDVLGALTGDAGLSKEQVGKINVTEFQTYVALDRRVAYDAYARLSEGNPLGGDFGAFKGRNFKMRFIEA, encoded by the coding sequence ATGACTTCTACCGCCTTTTCCAGCCTGCCGCTGGACACCGCCTTCCTCGACAACCTCGACTCGCTCGGCTACACGGAAATGACGACGATCCAGGCGCAAAGCCTGCCGTCGGTGCTGGAAGGCCGCGACCTGATCGCCCAGGCCAAGACCGGCAGCGGCAAGACCGCCGCCTTCGGCATCGGCATCCTGCACAAGCTCAATCCCGCCTGGTTCGCCGTGCAGGCGCTGGTGCTGTGCCCGACCCGCGAACTGGCCGACCAGGTGGCCGGCGAACTGCGCCGGCTGGCGCGCTCCACCGGCAACGTCAAGGTGCTGGTACTGACCGGCGGCTCGCCGATGCGCCCGCAGATCGCCTCGCTGGAACACGGCGCCCACATCATCGTCGGCACGCCGGGCCGCGTGCGCGACCACCTGGGCCGCAACACGCTGGACCTGTCCAAAGTCGGCACCCTGGTGCTGGATGAAGCGGATCGCATGACCGACATGGGCTTTTACGACGAAATCGCCGGGATTGTCAGCGCCTGCCCGAAACGCCGTCAAACCCTGCTGTTCTCGGCCACCTACCCGGACGATATCCGCCGCGCCACCGACGACTTCCTGGTCGATCCGGTCGAAGTGACGGTGGAAGCGCAGCACGACAACAGCCAGATCGAACAGCTGTTCTTCGAAATCGGCTTCGACCAGCGCAACGAGGCGGTGGCGCGCCTGCTGGGCCACTACAAGCCGGTATCGGCCATCGCCTTCTGCAACACCAAGGTGCAGTGCCGCGAGCTGGTCGAGTCGCTGCAGGAAAAAGGCTTCTCGGCCATGGCGCTGTACGGCGAACTGGAACAGCGCGAGCGCGACGAGATCCTGATCCTGTTCTCCAATCGCAGCTGCTCGGTGCTGGTGGCAACCGACGTTGCCGCGCGCGGCCTGGACATCCCGAACCTGGAAGCGGTGATCAACGTCGACGTTTCCAAGGATACGGAAGTCCACATCCACCGCGTGGGCCGCACCGGCCGTGGCAATGAACAGGGCCTGGCGCTGTCGCTGTGCGCGCCGAACGAGAAGAAGTGGGTCAAGCTGATCGAGGAATATCAGGGCCAGCCGGTGGAATGGTTCGACCTGAAAAGCCTGGACGACAACGAATACGGCGTCGACCCGGCGCCGATGATGACGCTGGTGATCTCGGGCGGTAAAAAGGACAAGCTGCGTCCGGGCGACGTGTTGGGCGCGCTGACCGGCGACGCAGGCCTGAGCAAAGAACAAGTCGGCAAGATCAACGTCACGGAGTTCCAGACCTACGTGGCGCTCGACCGCCGCGTCGCGTATGACGCCTATGCGCGCCTGAGCGAAGGCAACCCGCTGGGCGGCGACTTCGGCGCTTTCAAGGGCCGCAACTTCAAGATGCGCTTCATCGAAGCGTAA